A genomic stretch from Thalassophryne amazonica chromosome 18, fThaAma1.1, whole genome shotgun sequence includes:
- the rundc3ab gene encoding RUN domain-containing protein 3A: protein MEPGCVQAAAMATGDGSKKTCARNAAAERKNLITVCRFSVKTLLEKYTAEPIDDSSEEFINFSAILEHILSHRFKGSSSWFDSQRSYWDFIRLACAKVPNSCISSIESMENISTSRAKGRAWMRVALMEKRLSEYIGTALRDSRTTRRFYSEGAIMLREEATVLTGMLIGLGAIDFSFCLKGEALDGKSSAVIDYTPYLKFTQSYDYLSDDDDPQSVDSSTSDDSIPEHPYVPLVTDEESWSTKCRKMEQRFKIVYAQKGYLEELVRLRESQLKNTEAENKRLKTRLEELESQSQHEKRELEAIVLELQEQLTRLIPCDSNHLAKNLSIPLVNQWPTLQPFNNQQDAKLFRRRSFPSTELLCLEVSLDSGSQRSGGKQNGGAWCTDKDYTPSMMGLCGSLASIPSCKSLTSLKSSECLVNISTENSPPLSPS from the exons ATGGAGCCCGGCTGTGTGCAGGCGGCTGCGATGGCTACCGGAGACGGCTCGAAAAAAACGTGCGCTCGGAACGCGGCGGCGGAGCGCAAAAATCTCATCACCGTCTGCAG GTTTTCGGTAAAGACACTGTTGGAGAAATACACGGCCGAGCCCATTGATGATTCATCTGAAGAGTTCATCAATTTCTCAGCCATCCTTGAACACATCCTCAGTCACCGTTTTAAAG GTTCCAGCAGCTGGTTTGACAGCCAGCGGAGCTACTGGGACTTCATCCGACTGGCTTGTGCCAAAGTCCCAAACAGCTGCATCAGCAGCATCGAGAGCATGGAAAACATCAGCACTTCGCGAGCCAAG GGCCGTGCATGGATGCGAGTTGCCCTGATGGAGAAGAGACTGTCGGAATACATCGGCACAGCACTGAGGGACAGCAGAACAACCAG GAGGTTCTATTCAGAAGGCGCCATCATGTTAAGAGAGGAGGCCACCGTCCTAACAGGGATGCTTATTGGGCTTGGAGCGATAGACTTCAG TTTCTGTCTGAAGGGGGAGGCCTTGGATGGTAAATCTTCTGCTGTGATTGACTACACGCCATACTTGAAATTCACACAAAG CTACGATTATCTGAGTGATGATGACGATCCGCAGAGCGTTGACAGCAGCACGAGCGATGACAGCATCCCTGAACACCCCTACGTCCCCCTGGTGACCGACGAGGAGAGCTGGAGCACCAAGTGTCGCAAGATGGAGCAAAGATTCAAGATTGTCTACGCTCAGAAG GGTTACCTGGAGGAGCTGGTGCGCCTGCGTGAGTCCCAGCTGAAGAACACAGAGGCAGAAAACAAGAGGTTAAAGACCCGGCTTGAGGAGCTAGAGAGCCAGAGCCAACACGAGAAGAGGGAGCTGGAGGCCATTGTCTTGGAGCTCCAGGAGCAGCT GACACGTTTGATTCCGTGTGACTCCAACCACCTCGCCAAAAACCTTTCGATCCCTTTAGTCAACCAGTGGCCCACACTGCAGCCATTCAACAACCAACAGGATGCCAAGCTCTTCCGCAG GAGGAGTTTCCCCAGCACGGAACTGCTGTGTTTGGAGGTCAGCCTGGATTCAGGCTCACAGAGATCTGGGGGAAAGCAGAACGGAGGCGCTTGGTGCACAG ATAAGGACTACACCCCTTCTATGATGGGCCTCTGCGGCTCCTTAGCCTCCATTCCAAGCTGCAAGTCTCTGACGAGCCTCAAGTCCAGCGAGTGCCTGGTCAACATCAGCACAGAGAACAGCCCTCCTCTGTCACCCAGCTAG